In Manis javanica isolate MJ-LG chromosome 9, MJ_LKY, whole genome shotgun sequence, one DNA window encodes the following:
- the TMEM200C gene encoding transmembrane protein 200C: MIATGGLLRISARKQDPLRPPSQVPKRKRKARKRRKNDVVVVKGKLKLCSISGLIALCGILVLLVGIAMAVVGYWPKANGANREGGKQLRPAGSGHRLPTMAISPGGSKNRSRSLPGTPGSANSSSAGAPKSTPPARPAAPSSSSSSSVGFFFRIFSSYLHSDKLKVFGPLIMGIGIFLFICANAVLHENRDRKTKIINLRDLYSTVIDVHSLRAKDLAAAAAAAAAAAASSPSAPASAPPGAVPLNGFLSYVQSRGLELKPGSCSAAGDAFGAAAMLARGSWPHPAALGGGDGRARGAASPPDLASSPCCPREPPSLAEAVYSIYRERSGVAGRRRAAAAVAAATAAASRSSSPAPCSPPESWGRQSTASSLVGSSLSAFALLPLQGDRDGDGDEGAEGASCSWQRPPGERGSREIPRGELDLGSTDLRGARGGARCAPSEDEEPEGAAAAAAGTARGQGGRLPRTGRYAALRRRSTSGLPDCRAPRSPEPPPSPRSADLDWSLLTKAASPSPPLRLEDSPAARLDSPSSQAEDPSCSNKGYTPLREASTSLKSVVDAEATESQDCEATTVPGVEQSPPEDPSQGPPTAQPPQQVQRQFTNKEKLFMISRSHATGVEDGELESTGI; encoded by the coding sequence ATGATCGCCACCGGCGGCCTGCTGAGGATTTCCGCCAGAAAGCAGGATCCCCTCCGCCCCCCGAGCCAGGTCCCTAAACGCAAGCGGAAAGCCAGGAAAAGGCGTAAGAACGACGTCGTGGTGGTGAAAGGCAAGCTAAAGCTGTGTTCCATCTCCGGGCTCATCGCCCTCTGCGGAATCCTGGTACTGCTGGTGGGCATAGCCATGGCCGTGGTGGGCTACTGGCCCAAAGCCAACGGGGCCAACAGGGAGGGGGGGAAGCAGCTGCGGCCCGCCGGCAGCGGCCACCGCCTCCCGACCATGGCCATCAGCCCCGGTGGCAGTAAGAACCGGTCCAGGAGCCTCCCGGGGACTCCGGGCAGTGCCAACTCCAGTTCCGCGGGAGCGCCCAAGAGCACACCTCCCGCGCGGCCCGCGGCCCCTTCTTCGTCCTCCTCCTCGTCTGTGGGGTTCTTCTTCCGCATCTTCTCCAGCTACCTGCACTCTGACAAGCTCAAGGTCTTCGGACCCCTCATCATGGGCATCGGCATCTTCCTCTTCATCTGCGCCAACGCCGTGCTCCATGAGAACCGAGACCGAAAGACCAAGATCATCAACCTGCGGGACCTCTACTCCACCGTCATCGACGTGCACAGCCTTCGCGCCAAAGATCTGGCTGCCGCCGCGGCTGcggcagccgccgccgccgcctcctccccctCGGCCCCCGCCTCGGCGCCCCCCGGGGCCGTGCCGCTCAATGGCTTCCTCAGCTACGTGCAGTCGCGGGGACTGGAGCTGAAGCCTGGGAGCTGCAGCGCCGCGGGGGATGCCTTCGGGGCGGCGGCGATGCTAGCCAGGGGCTCTTGGCCGCACCCCGCGGCGCTGGGCGGGGGCGACGGCAGGGCCAGGGGCGCCGCGTCCCCGCCGGATCTGGCCTCGTCCCCGTGCTGCCCGCGGGAGCCCCCGAGTCTGGCGGAGGCCGTGTACAGCATCTACCGCGAGCGCTCGGGCGTGGCGGGCCGTCGCCGGGCAGCCGCCGCTGTGGCCGCCGCCACCGCGGCCGCCAGCCGCAGCAGCAGCCCGGCGCCCTGCAGCCCACCCGAGAGCTGGGGGCGCCAGAGCACCGCCAGCTCCCTCGTGGGGTCCTCGCTGAGCGCCTTCGCGCTGTTGCCTTTGCAAGGGGATCGCGACGGGGATGGAGACGAGGGCGCGGAGGGCGCGAGCTGCAGCTGGCAGAGGCCGCCCGGGGAACGCGGCTCCCGGGAGATCCCGCGGGGCGAACTTGACCTGGGCTCGACCGACCTCCGCGGTGCCCGGGGCGGCGCGCGCTGTGCGCCCAGCGAGGACGAGGAGCCCGAGGGcgcggcggcggccgcggcgggCACCGCCAGGGGGCAGGGCGGCCGCCTGCCCAGGACCGGCAGGTACGCAGCCCTGCGGCGCCGCAGCACCAGCGGGCTCCCTGATTGCCGAGCGCCGCGGTCCCCCGAGCCCCCGCCCTCCCCGCGCAGCGCGGACCTGGACTGGAGCCTTCTGACCAAAGCTGCCTCCCCGTCGCCCCCCTTGCGGCTGGAGGACTCGCCCGCCGCCAGGCTGGACTCGCCCAGCTCCCAGGCGGAAGACCCATCCTGCAGCAATAAGGGCTACACCCCACTGAGGGAGGCCAGCACCTCCCTGAAATCGGTTGTGGACGCCGAGGCCACTGAAAGTCAAGACTGTGAGGCCACCACCGTGCCAGGTGTGGAGCAGAGCCCTCCAGAGGATCCCAGCCAAGGGCCACCCACAGCCCAGCCACCTCAGCAGGTGCAGAGGCAGTTTACAAACAAGGAGAAACTCTTCATGATTTCCCGGTCTCACGCCACAGGGGTAGAGGACGGTGAACTGGAAAGTACTGGCATTTAG